From Armatimonadota bacterium, a single genomic window includes:
- a CDS encoding glycosyltransferase family 4 protein: MAMRIAQIAPLIESVPPKRYGGTERVVFNLTEELVRLGHEVVLFASGDSTTSAELVPCCDRGLRLDGRVRDFHAYATIQLAMVYERAHEFDIIHNHADYFAFPFARLTRTPTVTTMHGRLDLPEVRRVNDFFREQPLISISRAQQRFLPRANWIATVYNGIAVEQFTLRTRPGRYLAFLGRVSPEKRLDRAVEVARAVGMPLRVAAKIDPADREYYEHAIRPLLDHDLVEFIGEIDEQAKDDFLGNAYAYLFPIDWPEPFGITMIEAMATGTPVIAMDCGSVPEVVVDGVTGFVCKDVGEMIRAVERIPEISRQACRDHVARHFSRAVMASRYLQAYQRVVAAPESVPA, from the coding sequence ATGGCCATGCGCATCGCGCAGATTGCTCCCCTCATCGAGAGCGTCCCACCGAAGCGGTACGGCGGCACGGAACGCGTCGTCTTCAATCTGACGGAGGAACTGGTGCGCCTGGGGCACGAGGTCGTCCTGTTCGCCAGCGGGGACAGCACGACCTCGGCGGAACTGGTGCCGTGCTGTGACCGGGGACTGCGTCTCGACGGCCGGGTGCGGGACTTTCACGCCTATGCCACGATCCAGCTGGCAATGGTCTACGAACGAGCCCATGAGTTCGACATCATTCACAACCATGCCGACTACTTCGCCTTCCCCTTCGCCCGGCTGACGCGGACCCCGACCGTGACGACGATGCACGGCCGGCTGGACCTCCCCGAGGTGCGCCGGGTGAACGACTTCTTCCGGGAACAACCCCTGATCTCCATCAGCCGGGCGCAGCAACGCTTCCTGCCCAGGGCGAACTGGATCGCCACGGTGTACAACGGCATCGCCGTGGAGCAGTTCACCCTGCGGACACGGCCCGGGCGCTATCTGGCTTTCCTCGGGCGGGTGTCCCCGGAGAAGCGACTGGACCGGGCCGTGGAGGTGGCGCGCGCCGTGGGCATGCCGCTGCGCGTGGCGGCGAAGATCGACCCGGCGGACCGGGAGTATTACGAGCACGCCATCCGCCCGCTGCTGGACCACGATCTGGTGGAGTTCATCGGGGAGATCGACGAACAGGCCAAGGATGACTTCCTGGGCAACGCCTACGCCTATCTCTTCCCCATCGACTGGCCCGAACCGTTCGGGATCACGATGATCGAGGCCATGGCCACGGGCACTCCGGTCATCGCCATGGATTGCGGCTCGGTTCCGGAGGTCGTCGTGGACGGGGTGACCGGTTTTGTCTGCAAGGACGTCGGCGAGATGATCCGGGCCGTGGAGCGCATCCCGGAGATCTCCCGCCAGGCCTGCCGCGATCACGTCGCGCGCCACTTCTCCCGCGCCGTGATGGCCTCGCGCTACCTCCAGGCCTACCAGCGCGTGGTGGCCGCACCCGAATCCGTCCCGGCCTGA
- a CDS encoding branched-chain amino acid ABC transporter permease, protein MAVRPAGDFKTSYRQDMALLDTAFYRWGFGLLVAALILAPFWLGHFIFLLTTIGIFAIGATGLSLLTGFTGQISLGHAAFMAIGAYGSAVLTGNYGLPFLAALPLSGVLAFACGAIVALPSLRIKGLYLAIATLAFQFLTEYTIIHAVGQGLGAISLRAPRIGPWVLRGEIQFYYLLLAVWLVSGVFAANLIRSRVGLALMAVRDRDYAAQVMGINLLASKTLAFGMSAFYAGLAGSLWAHYNRLISPEHFTIVTSIDYVAMIVMGGLTSIWGPHLGAALVISLSQGLKIITPAVVTILPSFAKVATPLREIVFGGILILLLIWEPGGLAALARKLKRLLDLWPFSY, encoded by the coding sequence ATGGCGGTCCGTCCGGCGGGCGACTTCAAAACCAGCTACCGGCAGGATATGGCCCTGCTGGACACCGCCTTCTACCGCTGGGGGTTCGGCCTTCTCGTCGCCGCCCTGATCCTCGCCCCCTTCTGGTTGGGGCACTTCATCTTTCTGTTGACCACCATCGGCATCTTCGCCATCGGCGCCACCGGATTGAGCCTGCTCACCGGCTTCACCGGCCAGATCTCACTCGGCCACGCCGCCTTCATGGCCATCGGCGCCTACGGATCGGCCGTGCTCACGGGCAACTACGGCCTGCCCTTCCTGGCCGCCCTGCCCCTCTCCGGGGTGCTGGCCTTCGCCTGCGGGGCCATCGTCGCCCTGCCGTCGCTGCGAATCAAGGGCCTGTACCTAGCCATCGCCACCCTGGCCTTTCAATTCCTCACCGAGTACACGATCATCCACGCCGTGGGCCAGGGGCTGGGCGCCATCTCCCTGCGCGCGCCGCGGATCGGTCCCTGGGTGCTGCGCGGCGAGATCCAGTTCTACTACCTGCTCCTGGCGGTGTGGCTGGTCAGCGGGGTGTTCGCGGCGAATCTGATCCGCTCCCGCGTCGGATTGGCCCTGATGGCGGTGCGCGACCGGGACTACGCGGCGCAGGTCATGGGGATCAACCTCCTGGCCTCCAAGACGCTCGCCTTCGGGATGAGCGCCTTCTATGCCGGCCTCGCCGGCAGCCTGTGGGCGCACTACAACCGGCTGATCTCCCCCGAGCACTTCACCATCGTCACCTCCATCGACTACGTGGCGATGATCGTCATGGGCGGGCTGACCAGCATCTGGGGGCCGCACCTGGGGGCGGCCCTGGTCATCAGCCTCTCCCAGGGATTGAAAATCATCACCCCGGCGGTGGTCACCATCCTCCCATCCTTTGCCAAGGTGGCCACCCCGCTGCGGGAGATCGTCTTCGGCGGCATCCTCATCCTGCTGTTGATCTGGGAACCGGGCGGGCTGGCGGCGCTGGCCCGCAAGCTCAAACGGCTGCTGGATCTGTGGCCGTTTAGTTACTGA
- a CDS encoding branched-chain amino acid ABC transporter permease, with protein MIEFFLGGLINGLAVGSIYALIALGFALLYKSTKILNLAHGELVLFGGYLAIALSHVLPFPAAVFVTLLAAGILGFAIERAIMRPLFGQPLLSVIIVTLALGYIVRGVMVGLWGGDTRQFAAGLPTGVTVIAGIAIQRVGIYSAATAAALLLVFWLFFRYSLVGIAMRAAANEQLTASTLGVSLRRVFAYAWAFAAIAGAVGGVLLGLWLGVNFALGFVGLKALAAVILGGLDSIPGAIVGGLLIGVIETTVGGYIDAHIIYGFKEIVAFIIILLVLMIRPYGLFGTEHIERL; from the coding sequence GTGATCGAGTTTTTCCTGGGTGGGCTGATCAACGGGCTGGCCGTGGGCAGCATCTATGCCCTGATTGCGCTGGGCTTCGCCCTCCTGTACAAATCCACGAAGATCCTCAATCTGGCCCACGGCGAGCTGGTGCTGTTCGGCGGGTACCTGGCCATCGCCCTGAGCCATGTCCTGCCCTTCCCGGCGGCCGTCTTCGTCACCCTGCTCGCCGCCGGAATCCTCGGCTTTGCCATCGAGCGGGCCATCATGCGCCCGCTCTTCGGACAGCCCCTGCTCTCCGTGATCATCGTCACCCTGGCCCTGGGGTATATCGTGCGCGGGGTGATGGTCGGGCTGTGGGGCGGCGACACCCGGCAGTTCGCCGCCGGGCTGCCTACGGGCGTCACGGTCATCGCCGGCATCGCCATCCAGCGGGTCGGCATCTACAGCGCGGCCACGGCCGCAGCGCTGCTCCTGGTCTTCTGGCTGTTCTTCCGCTACTCGCTGGTGGGGATCGCCATGCGCGCCGCGGCCAACGAGCAACTGACCGCGAGCACGCTCGGGGTCAGCCTCCGCCGGGTCTTCGCCTACGCCTGGGCCTTTGCGGCGATCGCCGGGGCGGTGGGCGGCGTCCTGCTGGGCCTGTGGCTGGGCGTGAACTTCGCCCTGGGCTTCGTCGGGCTGAAAGCCCTGGCCGCGGTGATCCTGGGCGGGCTGGACAGCATCCCGGGCGCCATTGTGGGCGGACTGCTCATCGGCGTGATCGAGACCACGGTCGGCGGGTACATCGACGCCCACATCATCTATGGGTTCAAGGAGATCGTGGCCTTCATCATCATCCTGCTGGTGCTGATGATCCGGCCCTACGGGTTGTTCGGCACCGAGCACATCGAGCGGCTGTAG
- a CDS encoding AMP-binding protein has product MARALLEHPRSVPSPSGLPRALDTLPKLLRHNAERFGDRTAFREKDLGIWQPISWRRYFHAARDFGLGLQALGFRRGEVLAIVGDNRPELYYAALGAQSVGGISYGLYQDSLSEQLAQLIDFSEARFVFCEDQEQTDKVLDALGRLRRVEFIIVDDWRGMWRYRHPMLLRFEEVLRRGRERHQADPRRFDEEIDQGRATDVAIFCQTSGTTALPKLAMLSHANLISQGLNFHAVESHIGVDDEFVSYLPFAWIGEQMLSVSLHQLVGFTVNFPEEPETAQRDFREIAPRFTFAPARIYEGLHTAVTVRILDAGWLRRKVYDWGLGVGGRIVERRADGQPVSWWLRVQRSLARWLVYRPLLDKIGFARLRVAWNGGSPLGPDYFKFFHALGVNLKQIYGQTEMAGISCVHRDGAVRFWTMGSPIANTEVRVTEEGEIVSRSPALFQGYFRNPEATARALRDGWLYSGDYGTLDPSGDVIMFDRMSDVLVLADGTRISPWVVEAMLKFTPYIQEAMVVLGPDRRTLAAILNIEMRSVGKWAEDRGIAYTSYADLSQKPQVLDLLQGLVAEVNSRLRPEWRLRRFLSLYKEFHPDDDELTRTRKLRRSFIQDRYRDLVAALCSDAPHYDAVFTIRYEDGRTGEVRTRLAIRDLP; this is encoded by the coding sequence ATGGCCCGCGCCCTCCTCGAGCACCCCCGAAGCGTCCCGAGCCCATCCGGGCTCCCGCGGGCACTGGACACGCTGCCCAAGCTCCTGCGGCACAACGCGGAGCGGTTCGGCGATCGGACGGCGTTTCGGGAGAAGGACCTGGGGATCTGGCAGCCCATCTCCTGGCGGCGCTACTTCCACGCGGCGCGCGACTTCGGGCTGGGGTTGCAGGCCCTGGGATTCCGCCGCGGCGAGGTCCTGGCCATCGTCGGCGACAACCGTCCGGAGCTGTACTACGCGGCGCTGGGCGCCCAGTCCGTGGGGGGGATCTCCTACGGACTCTATCAGGACAGCCTGTCGGAGCAGCTGGCCCAGCTCATTGACTTCTCCGAGGCCCGGTTCGTCTTCTGCGAGGATCAGGAGCAGACGGACAAGGTCCTCGACGCGCTGGGCCGACTGCGCCGCGTCGAGTTCATCATCGTGGACGACTGGCGGGGGATGTGGCGCTACCGCCACCCGATGCTGCTCCGATTCGAGGAGGTCCTGCGCCGTGGCAGGGAACGCCACCAGGCCGACCCCCGGCGGTTCGACGAGGAGATCGACCAGGGCCGGGCCACGGATGTCGCCATCTTCTGCCAGACCTCGGGCACCACGGCGCTGCCGAAACTGGCCATGCTCTCCCATGCCAACCTGATCAGTCAGGGGCTGAACTTCCACGCCGTCGAGTCGCACATCGGCGTCGACGACGAGTTCGTCAGCTACCTGCCCTTCGCCTGGATCGGCGAGCAGATGCTCTCCGTGTCCCTCCACCAGCTGGTGGGGTTCACGGTGAACTTTCCCGAGGAGCCCGAGACGGCGCAGCGCGACTTCCGGGAGATCGCCCCGCGGTTCACCTTTGCCCCGGCGCGAATCTATGAAGGGCTGCACACCGCGGTCACCGTCCGCATCCTGGATGCAGGCTGGCTGCGCCGGAAGGTGTACGACTGGGGGCTGGGCGTGGGCGGCCGGATCGTGGAACGCCGGGCCGACGGGCAGCCGGTGTCGTGGTGGCTGCGGGTCCAGCGGAGTCTCGCCCGCTGGCTGGTGTATCGGCCGCTGCTGGACAAGATCGGTTTCGCCCGCCTCCGCGTGGCCTGGAACGGGGGCTCCCCGCTGGGGCCGGACTACTTCAAGTTCTTCCACGCCCTGGGGGTGAACCTCAAGCAGATCTACGGCCAGACGGAGATGGCCGGCATCTCCTGCGTCCACCGCGACGGGGCGGTGCGTTTCTGGACCATGGGCTCGCCCATCGCGAACACCGAGGTCCGGGTGACCGAGGAGGGGGAGATCGTCAGCCGCAGCCCGGCCCTCTTCCAGGGCTACTTCCGCAACCCGGAGGCGACGGCCCGGGCCCTCCGGGACGGGTGGCTCTATTCCGGAGACTACGGCACGTTGGACCCCAGCGGCGACGTGATCATGTTCGACCGGATGTCCGACGTCTTAGTCCTGGCCGACGGCACCCGCATCAGCCCCTGGGTGGTGGAGGCGATGCTGAAGTTCACCCCCTACATCCAGGAAGCCATGGTCGTCCTGGGGCCCGATCGGCGCACGCTGGCCGCGATCCTGAATATCGAGATGCGCAGCGTGGGGAAGTGGGCGGAAGATCGCGGCATCGCCTACACCTCTTACGCCGACCTCTCCCAGAAGCCCCAGGTGCTGGACCTGCTGCAGGGCCTCGTGGCCGAAGTGAACAGCCGCCTCCGCCCGGAATGGCGCCTGCGGCGGTTCCTCTCCCTGTACAAAGAGTTCCACCCCGACGACGACGAGCTCACCCGCACCCGCAAGCTGCGCCGCAGCTTCATCCAGGACCGCTACCGTGACCTGGTCGCCGCGCTGTGCTCCGACGCGCCCCACTACGACGCCGTCTTCACCATCCGCTACGAAGACGGCCGCACCGGAGAAGTGCGCACGCGCCTGGCGATCCGGGACCTCCCGTGA
- a CDS encoding ABC transporter ATP-binding protein: MEAILQTEHLHLSFHGIQAVQDVGFDVLDGEIFGIIGPNGAGKTSVLNCINGFYRPQRGRITFRGREISGLPPHVRAQLGLSRTFQNIALYPGMTVLDNIMTGRAIRMRSGVLACGLYWGPAQREHIAHRAAVEEIIDFLEIEAVRDARVADLSYGLQKKVELGRALATEPALLILDEPMAGMSVDEKADMARYILELKEVRHLPMILIEHDMGVVMDLCDRIMVMDYGRKIAEGPPAEIQRHPEVIRAYIGTEALA; this comes from the coding sequence ATGGAGGCCATCCTGCAGACGGAGCACCTGCACCTGAGCTTCCACGGCATCCAGGCGGTTCAGGACGTCGGCTTTGACGTCCTGGACGGTGAGATCTTCGGGATCATCGGTCCCAACGGCGCCGGCAAGACCAGCGTCCTGAACTGCATCAACGGCTTCTACCGCCCGCAGCGGGGACGGATCACCTTCCGCGGCCGCGAGATCTCCGGGCTCCCCCCCCACGTCCGGGCGCAGCTGGGCCTCAGCCGCACCTTTCAGAATATCGCGCTCTACCCCGGGATGACCGTCCTCGACAACATCATGACCGGTCGCGCCATCCGGATGCGCTCGGGCGTACTGGCCTGCGGCCTCTACTGGGGCCCGGCCCAGCGGGAGCACATCGCCCATCGGGCGGCGGTGGAGGAGATCATCGACTTCCTGGAGATCGAAGCGGTGCGCGACGCCCGGGTGGCCGATCTGTCCTACGGTCTCCAGAAGAAGGTCGAGCTCGGCCGCGCACTGGCCACCGAACCGGCCCTGCTGATCCTCGACGAGCCCATGGCCGGGATGAGCGTGGACGAGAAGGCGGACATGGCGCGCTACATCCTGGAGTTGAAGGAAGTGCGCCACCTCCCGATGATCCTCATCGAGCACGACATGGGCGTGGTGATGGACCTCTGCGACCGGATCATGGTCATGGACTACGGCCGGAAGATCGCGGAAGGCCCCCCGGCCGAGATCCAGCGCCACCCCGAGGTGATCCGCGCCTACATCGGCACGGAGGCCCTCGCCTGA
- a CDS encoding phenylacetate--CoA ligase family protein, whose product MGGHDASFYRASEGRPHAERLREQEGRLRAVLTQAFDVSAAIRHALATAGLSPRTITLADLPRLPLVRKDRLPALQAQAPPFGGWLGAPPAELRRIFVSPGPIYDPEGREPDYWGFAPALHAAGFRRGDVVLNAFSHHLTPAGAMFEGALEALGCVAVPTGVGNVEIQAKTAIDLRARGFIGTPSFLATVLAKLDELQAASPLALAFVSGEPLDEAQRNDLERRFGLRISQGYAIADLGLIAYECPERRGLHLDDRVIVELVDPRTGTAPPRGVPGEVVVTFLSPVYPILRLATGDLSHFADGDCPCGRTAPRLTRIEGRIGEGVKVRGIFLYPHDLERALARFPEVRRYQAIVTREGLLDELIVRVAGDAPDREALAGRIAQSVYEATRLRATVEVVPPGVVWPEEKKIVDRRPAS is encoded by the coding sequence ATGGGCGGACACGACGCGTCGTTCTACAGGGCGTCGGAAGGGCGCCCGCACGCCGAGCGTCTGCGGGAGCAGGAGGGGCGCCTGCGGGCAGTGCTGACGCAGGCTTTTGACGTCTCGGCGGCCATCCGGCACGCCCTGGCCACGGCCGGGCTGTCCCCGCGAACCATCACCCTGGCCGACCTGCCGCGGCTACCGCTGGTGCGCAAGGATCGCCTGCCGGCGCTGCAGGCCCAGGCCCCGCCCTTCGGCGGATGGCTCGGCGCGCCCCCGGCAGAGCTGCGCCGCATCTTCGTCTCCCCGGGACCGATCTACGACCCGGAGGGCCGGGAGCCCGACTACTGGGGGTTCGCTCCGGCCCTGCACGCCGCCGGCTTCCGCCGGGGCGACGTGGTGCTGAACGCCTTCTCCCACCACCTCACCCCCGCCGGCGCCATGTTCGAAGGGGCACTGGAGGCGCTGGGCTGCGTGGCGGTGCCCACAGGGGTGGGCAACGTGGAGATCCAGGCCAAGACCGCCATCGACCTGCGGGCCCGGGGATTCATCGGGACCCCGAGTTTCCTGGCCACGGTGCTGGCCAAGCTCGACGAGCTGCAGGCGGCCTCACCGCTGGCCCTGGCCTTCGTCTCCGGCGAACCGCTGGACGAGGCGCAACGGAACGACCTGGAGCGCCGGTTCGGGCTGCGGATCAGCCAGGGCTATGCCATCGCCGATCTCGGTCTGATCGCCTACGAGTGCCCCGAGCGCCGCGGCCTGCACCTGGACGACCGAGTCATTGTGGAGCTGGTCGATCCCCGCACGGGCACGGCGCCGCCCCGCGGAGTCCCCGGGGAGGTCGTCGTGACCTTCCTCAGCCCGGTCTATCCGATCCTGCGCCTGGCCACGGGCGACCTCTCGCACTTCGCCGACGGCGATTGCCCCTGCGGCCGTACCGCGCCGCGGCTGACGCGCATCGAGGGACGCATCGGGGAGGGGGTCAAAGTCCGCGGCATCTTCCTCTATCCCCACGACCTGGAGCGGGCGCTGGCCCGCTTCCCCGAGGTCCGCCGGTACCAGGCCATCGTCACCCGCGAGGGACTGCTCGACGAACTGATCGTCCGCGTGGCCGGCGATGCCCCCGACCGCGAGGCGCTGGCCGGGCGGATCGCCCAGAGCGTCTACGAGGCGACGCGGCTGCGGGCCACCGTCGAAGTGGTGCCGCCCGGGGTGGTCTGGCCGGAAGAAAAGAAGATCGTCGATCGACGCCCCGCGTCCTGA
- the ilvB gene encoding biosynthetic-type acetolactate synthase large subunit — protein sequence MARQIEAAPGRRALRARTMTGAQILVEALRREGVEIIFGHPGGASLPIYDALYDAKDIRHILVRHEQVAAHAAVGYARASGRVGVCTATSGPGATNLVTGITDAMMDSIPIVAITGQVPRPVIGNDAFQEADVTGVTMPITKWNHLVLEVGDVAPSVQRAFYLARTGRPGPVLVDLPRDVLQESAVPAFLDGIPVPGYRPVLDGNPRQIAAAAELLATATRPVIYAGGGVISAGASAELTALAERTGIPVTLTLMGKGAMDETHPLCLGMLGMHGSVYANYAVHEADVILAVGVRFDDRVTGRLRDFAPRARFIHIDIDPAEIGKNKPAHIPIVGDASRVLAALASQVRAPQIDGWWAQINTWRRRYPFRYRQGEATVSAQYVCDQLNRITGGEAVVTTDVGQHQMWMAQWYRPRGPRRFISSGGLGVMGFGFPAALGAKFACPESLVVAVVGDGGFQMTMQDLSTAVEYRMALPIIVLNNGALGMVRQWQTFFYRDRRSASILRNPDFARVAEAFGARGIRVERPEQVEPALRSALAVEDGPVVVDIRCDPEENCLPMIPSGQSVAEMIIDE from the coding sequence ATGGCCCGTCAGATCGAGGCAGCACCGGGCAGGCGTGCCCTCCGCGCCAGGACGATGACCGGTGCGCAGATCCTGGTGGAGGCGCTGCGGCGGGAAGGGGTGGAGATCATCTTTGGCCATCCCGGCGGGGCCTCTTTGCCGATCTACGACGCCCTGTACGATGCGAAGGACATCCGCCACATCCTCGTCCGCCACGAACAGGTGGCCGCGCACGCCGCCGTGGGCTACGCCCGCGCCTCCGGCCGGGTCGGGGTCTGCACCGCGACCTCGGGGCCCGGCGCCACGAACCTGGTGACGGGCATCACGGACGCCATGATGGACTCCATTCCGATCGTGGCCATCACCGGTCAGGTGCCCCGGCCCGTCATCGGCAACGACGCCTTCCAGGAAGCGGATGTTACCGGCGTGACGATGCCGATTACGAAGTGGAACCACCTGGTCCTGGAGGTGGGCGATGTGGCGCCCTCCGTGCAGCGCGCCTTCTACCTGGCCCGAACGGGGCGGCCGGGCCCGGTACTGGTGGACCTCCCGCGCGACGTCCTGCAGGAGAGCGCCGTCCCGGCCTTCCTCGACGGCATCCCGGTTCCCGGATACCGTCCGGTCCTCGACGGCAACCCCAGGCAGATCGCCGCGGCGGCGGAGCTGCTGGCGACCGCGACGCGGCCGGTGATCTATGCCGGCGGAGGGGTGATCAGCGCCGGAGCCAGCGCCGAGCTGACGGCGCTGGCCGAGCGCACGGGCATTCCCGTCACCCTCACCCTGATGGGCAAGGGGGCGATGGACGAGACCCACCCTCTGTGCCTGGGGATGCTCGGCATGCACGGGAGCGTCTACGCCAACTACGCGGTGCACGAGGCCGACGTCATCCTCGCCGTCGGCGTGCGCTTCGACGACCGCGTGACGGGCAGGCTGCGGGATTTCGCCCCCCGGGCCCGGTTCATCCACATCGACATCGACCCGGCGGAGATCGGCAAGAACAAGCCGGCGCACATCCCCATCGTGGGAGACGCCTCCCGGGTTCTGGCCGCCCTGGCCTCTCAGGTCCGCGCCCCCCAGATCGACGGCTGGTGGGCACAGATCAACACCTGGCGGCGGCGCTACCCGTTCCGGTACCGGCAGGGCGAGGCCACCGTCAGCGCCCAGTACGTCTGCGACCAGCTGAACCGGATCACCGGCGGCGAGGCCGTCGTCACCACCGATGTGGGACAGCACCAGATGTGGATGGCGCAGTGGTACCGGCCGCGCGGGCCGCGCCGCTTCATCTCCTCGGGTGGGCTCGGCGTGATGGGGTTCGGGTTCCCGGCGGCCCTGGGGGCGAAGTTCGCCTGCCCGGAGAGCCTTGTGGTGGCGGTGGTGGGGGACGGCGGCTTTCAGATGACGATGCAGGATCTCAGCACCGCCGTCGAGTACCGAATGGCTCTGCCGATCATCGTCCTGAACAACGGCGCCCTGGGGATGGTGCGCCAGTGGCAGACCTTCTTCTACCGCGACCGGCGGTCGGCGTCCATCCTGCGCAACCCCGACTTCGCCCGCGTGGCCGAGGCCTTCGGCGCCCGCGGGATCCGCGTGGAGCGGCCGGAGCAGGTCGAACCCGCGCTGCGCAGCGCTTTGGCCGTCGAGGACGGGCCGGTGGTGGTGGACATCCGGTGCGATCCCGAGGAGAACTGCCTGCCCATGATCCCTTCGGGCCAGTCCGTGGCCGAGATGATCATCGATGAGTGA
- the ilvN gene encoding acetolactate synthase small subunit produces the protein MSEVEAAVATISVLVDNSPGVLVRVAGLIRRRGVNIHSLSVGPTENPAISRMTIVVDTPPERTEQFAKQLRKLVEVRRATAVDGAATVDRELALVKVNATPGTRMEIMEIANVFRASVVDLTDRTMTLEVTGKGEKIDAILSLLAKHGIREVARTGQVTLVRGAQAT, from the coding sequence ATGAGTGAGGTGGAGGCGGCCGTGGCCACGATCAGCGTTCTGGTGGACAACAGCCCCGGCGTGCTGGTGCGTGTCGCGGGCCTGATCCGCCGGCGCGGCGTGAACATCCACAGCCTGTCTGTGGGCCCGACGGAGAACCCGGCGATCTCGCGGATGACCATTGTCGTGGACACCCCGCCCGAGCGCACGGAACAGTTCGCCAAGCAGCTGCGCAAGCTCGTCGAGGTGCGGCGGGCGACCGCGGTGGACGGGGCGGCCACGGTGGACCGCGAGCTGGCCCTGGTGAAGGTGAACGCCACGCCCGGCACGCGGATGGAGATCATGGAAATCGCCAACGTCTTCCGGGCCAGCGTGGTGGACCTCACCGACCGGACGATGACCCTGGAGGTCACCGGCAAGGGCGAGAAGATCGACGCCATCCTGTCGCTGCTGGCCAAACACGGCATCCGGGAGGTGGCCCGCACCGGCCAGGTCACGCTGGTCCGCGGCGCGCAGGCGACCTAG
- the ilvC gene encoding ketol-acid reductoisomerase — MARIYYDQDAPLTPLAGRTVAVIGYGSQGHAHALNLRDSGVNVVVGLYRGSASWAKAEAEGLTVAAVGEAAARADVVAMLVPDHVQRTLYDQEIAPHLRPGRTLLFAHGFNIHYNQIQPAPDTDVVMIAPKAPGHRMRELFVEGASVPALLAVHRDASGQAKATALAYARGIGCTKAGVIETTFREETETDLFGEQAVLCGGITSLIKAGFETLVEAGYSPEIAYFECLNEMKLIVDLIYEGGFSYMRYSVSDTAEYGDYTRGGAVIDQHVREAMRRILREVQDGTFAREWVLENQAGRPAMTAYRRLEAAHPIEEVGRRLRAMMPWLRRRAASPEPVGAS, encoded by the coding sequence ATGGCCAGGATCTACTACGACCAGGATGCGCCGCTGACCCCGCTGGCGGGGCGCACCGTGGCGGTCATCGGATACGGCAGCCAGGGCCACGCCCATGCCCTGAACCTGCGGGACAGCGGAGTGAACGTTGTGGTGGGGCTCTACCGGGGGAGCGCCTCCTGGGCGAAGGCGGAGGCGGAGGGGCTGACCGTGGCCGCCGTGGGCGAGGCGGCGGCGCGGGCCGACGTCGTGGCGATGCTGGTCCCCGACCACGTGCAGCGCACCCTCTACGACCAGGAGATCGCCCCGCACCTGCGCCCGGGGCGGACGCTGCTCTTCGCCCACGGGTTCAACATCCACTACAACCAGATCCAGCCTGCGCCCGACACCGACGTGGTGATGATCGCGCCGAAGGCTCCCGGCCACCGGATGCGGGAGCTGTTCGTGGAGGGAGCCAGCGTCCCGGCGCTCCTGGCCGTCCACCGGGACGCCTCGGGACAGGCCAAAGCCACCGCGCTGGCCTATGCCCGGGGGATCGGCTGCACGAAGGCGGGCGTCATCGAGACGACCTTCCGCGAGGAGACGGAGACCGACCTGTTCGGGGAGCAGGCCGTGCTGTGCGGCGGGATCACCAGCCTGATCAAGGCGGGCTTCGAGACCCTGGTGGAGGCGGGATACTCCCCGGAGATTGCCTACTTCGAGTGTCTGAACGAGATGAAGCTCATTGTCGACCTCATCTACGAAGGCGGGTTTTCCTACATGCGGTACTCGGTGTCCGACACGGCGGAGTACGGCGACTACACCCGCGGGGGGGCGGTTATCGACCAGCACGTCCGCGAGGCGATGCGCCGGATCCTCCGGGAGGTGCAGGACGGCACCTTCGCCAGGGAGTGGGTCCTGGAGAACCAGGCCGGTCGGCCCGCCATGACGGCGTACCGTCGCCTGGAGGCGGCGCACCCGATCGAGGAGGTCGGCCGACGCCTGCGCGCCATGATGCCCTGGCTCCGCCGTCGGGCCGCCTCGCCGGAACCGGTCGGAGCCTCCTGA